One part of the Paenibacillus silvisoli genome encodes these proteins:
- a CDS encoding M20/M25/M40 family metallo-hydrolase, whose amino-acid sequence MTTDEAIRGWVERSGQSVVDLTAELVRFRTVNKVTTGTELGLQRWLEALLREELGLETDLFSPEDVEGLHAHPGYFPGKDYTDRPNVVGIWRGAGNAGGQSLLFSSHVDSAPVAMGWETDPWDPVQRDGRLYGLGAYDMKGGLAASIMAVRCLQELGIRLKGDVLIESVVDEEFGGANGTLACRLRGCDADAAIVPEPTNMAVCPATRGGALWRFTFRGRSGMSFGGESFRNPVIGAARFISFLEQFEGRRSEEPGPAPWYEHNRSLPVIVTRVEAGDMSAPLCDSGPAECHVDVWVECYPDTTEEQLLAEVLTQFRRYGERIGSGQQDEPEARKMIRFLPGTQLDPDCPLIALLAEEVGNVRGAEAEVFGAPFACDAFMFGLYSRTPAVILGPSGGNAHAAGEYVDIASLLELVQVYARTIIKWCGAIEEDGSSSDVSRLIEKEAGK is encoded by the coding sequence ATGACAACCGATGAGGCGATCCGCGGCTGGGTGGAGCGGAGCGGTCAGTCGGTCGTCGATCTAACCGCCGAGCTTGTCCGGTTCCGGACGGTGAACAAGGTGACGACCGGCACGGAGCTTGGGCTGCAGCGCTGGCTGGAAGCGCTGCTTCGCGAGGAACTCGGCTTGGAGACGGATCTCTTCTCGCCGGAGGACGTGGAAGGCTTGCATGCGCATCCCGGCTATTTTCCGGGTAAGGATTATACCGACCGGCCGAATGTGGTCGGCATCTGGCGAGGCGCCGGAAACGCCGGGGGACAATCGTTGCTCTTCTCCAGCCACGTCGACTCGGCTCCGGTCGCCATGGGCTGGGAGACGGACCCGTGGGATCCGGTGCAGCGGGACGGTCGGCTGTACGGCCTGGGCGCGTACGATATGAAAGGCGGTCTGGCCGCATCGATTATGGCGGTACGTTGCCTCCAGGAGCTGGGCATCCGTCTGAAAGGCGACGTCCTGATCGAATCCGTCGTCGACGAAGAATTCGGCGGCGCGAACGGCACGCTCGCCTGCCGGCTGCGCGGCTGCGATGCCGATGCGGCGATCGTTCCGGAGCCGACGAATATGGCGGTATGCCCGGCGACGCGAGGCGGCGCGCTTTGGCGGTTCACGTTTCGCGGAAGGTCGGGGATGTCGTTCGGCGGCGAGTCGTTTAGGAATCCCGTTATAGGCGCGGCTCGTTTCATTTCGTTCCTCGAACAATTCGAAGGCCGAAGAAGCGAAGAGCCGGGACCGGCCCCTTGGTACGAGCATAATCGTTCGCTGCCGGTCATCGTGACGAGGGTGGAGGCTGGCGACATGAGCGCGCCGTTATGCGATTCCGGGCCAGCGGAATGCCATGTCGACGTCTGGGTGGAATGTTATCCCGATACGACGGAGGAGCAGCTGCTCGCGGAGGTGCTGACGCAATTCCGACGGTACGGGGAGCGTATCGGCAGCGGTCAACAGGACGAACCCGAAGCGCGGAAAATGATCCGGTTCCTGCCGGGAACTCAGCTTGATCCGGATTGCCCGCTGATTGCGCTGCTGGCCGAGGAAGTGGGCAACGTGCGAGGTGCGGAGGCCGAGGTGTTCGGAGCGCCTTTTGCCTGCGATGCCTTTATGTTCGGCCTTTATAGCAGAACGCCGGCGGTCATACTCGGACCATCCGGCGGCAACGCCCATGCGGCAGGCGAATATGTCGATATCGCTTCTTTGCTGGAGCTCGTGCAGGTTTACGCCAGAACCATCATCAAATGGTGCGGGGCGATCGAAGAGGACGGCTCTTCTTCCGATGTTTCACGCCTGATCGAGAAGGAGGCAGGGAAATGA
- a CDS encoding alanine racemase, which yields MKKQELDTPFVLIDLDRTERNIAAMQAIADAAGVALRPHAKTHKLPVLAHKQLQAGAVGLTVAKLGEAEVLAEGGIRDLFIAYPIVGRQKIERLIRLSKQVNVTTAVDSWESASAIAQAAAEAGTTIGALVEIDCGFGRVGLPPDDAALALAERIAQLPGIELRGVSTFGGHSYGAEEEGSLRRIGEEEGSCAVEIAKRMAELGIPAVTVSCGSTPSARYAAGVSGVTEIRPGTYIFGDLMQVAIGSHALEHCALTVKVTVVSRPEAHRAVIDAGTKLFTSDGADSPIGTGRGYAVNRPGITVAWLTEEHGMLELDEAEQDRLKIGDTLEIVPVHCCAVMNMVDEVAAVRGDQVEAIWQVQGRGKSR from the coding sequence TTGAAGAAGCAAGAGCTCGATACGCCGTTCGTCTTGATCGATCTTGACCGGACCGAGCGGAACATCGCGGCCATGCAGGCCATAGCCGATGCGGCTGGCGTTGCGCTCCGGCCGCATGCGAAGACGCATAAGCTGCCAGTGCTGGCGCATAAACAGCTGCAAGCCGGAGCGGTCGGCCTGACCGTCGCCAAGCTCGGCGAAGCGGAGGTGCTTGCCGAAGGCGGCATCCGCGATCTGTTCATCGCTTATCCGATCGTCGGACGCCAGAAGATCGAACGGCTCATTCGGCTGTCGAAGCAGGTGAACGTAACGACCGCGGTGGACAGCTGGGAATCCGCATCGGCGATCGCGCAGGCGGCTGCGGAAGCCGGAACGACGATCGGCGCGCTCGTTGAAATCGACTGCGGCTTCGGGCGGGTAGGACTGCCGCCGGACGATGCCGCGCTTGCGCTTGCCGAGCGGATCGCGCAGCTTCCCGGAATCGAGCTTCGCGGCGTCTCTACCTTCGGCGGCCATTCGTACGGCGCCGAAGAGGAAGGCTCGCTGCGCCGGATCGGGGAAGAGGAGGGAAGCTGCGCGGTCGAAATCGCCAAGCGCATGGCTGAACTGGGCATTCCGGCGGTGACGGTCAGCTGCGGCTCGACGCCATCCGCTCGGTATGCGGCCGGCGTAAGCGGCGTGACGGAAATAAGGCCGGGCACTTATATTTTCGGCGATTTAATGCAGGTCGCGATCGGGTCTCATGCCCTGGAGCATTGCGCGCTCACCGTCAAAGTAACGGTCGTGAGCAGGCCGGAAGCGCACCGTGCCGTCATTGACGCCGGCACGAAGCTGTTTACGTCGGACGGCGCAGATTCGCCGATCGGGACTGGCCGGGGATATGCCGTGAACAGACCGGGCATTACGGTGGCTTGGCTGACGGAAGAGCACGGCATGCTGGAGCTCGATGAGGCAGAGCAAGATAGGCTAAAGATCGGCGATACGCTTGAAATCGTGCCGGTCCATTGCTGCGCCGTCATGAACATGGTAGACGAGGTCGCAGCCGTTCGAGGCGACCAAGTCGAGGCGATCTGGCAGGTACAGGGGCGAGGGAAGTCGAGATAA
- a CDS encoding extracellular solute-binding protein, with protein sequence MEKTKRKARRLGMLTVAVLLVAAVFSGCSSNNNGKEENGNAAAQTETDTQADSSNTTDTTNTSTNKAETETPADPLAEHMDISIAMWGIGDALPDGVEDPVLDAISKKLNITIKPVNVTWDDYAQKIQVWAASDQLPDLFAIDAVTSPNLTSWATQGIIHQLPDDLSAYPTLAKMMEGPDFQAYKFPLGDPNGKFFSIPRPNFRDANLNANSHGIIIRKDWMQNVGIAKAPETFDEFIALMKAFAEKDPDQNGKKDTVGLTAYSPAWLPYLMQAYEPGLMGGVSTWIRNNGQWIPSFTTDRATEGVKAIKKLYDEGGLDKDIATIKGSEGIDKFASGIAGAYAHDTVPGTLLQIKTKYEQLNPGKKFEDAFMIMPPLKNVDGNYYRFYDTGIWSESYINAKADDAKVDRILRLFDFLLSEEGFNLTHFGIEGVDYVKQGDKIVMVDQKDDTGNALVLSSKYPFMKINYFAEWSGTSSATNPTLPLTLRNMSKENLDNLLANAKTADTDLRLNFIDYPSRAKANEKFDVDLIKVILSKDAEKTWKDMTQAYLADNYDTIIKEFNAKTKELGINP encoded by the coding sequence ATGGAGAAGACAAAGAGAAAAGCAAGGCGTCTTGGAATGTTGACGGTGGCGGTCTTATTGGTTGCGGCAGTCTTCTCAGGCTGCAGCTCGAACAACAACGGCAAGGAGGAGAACGGGAACGCGGCGGCGCAAACAGAGACGGATACGCAGGCCGATTCGTCGAATACGACCGATACGACGAACACCTCAACAAACAAAGCGGAAACGGAAACGCCGGCGGATCCGCTGGCGGAGCACATGGATATTTCGATCGCGATGTGGGGCATCGGCGATGCCTTGCCGGACGGAGTGGAAGACCCCGTGCTGGATGCGATCTCCAAGAAGCTGAATATTACGATCAAGCCCGTCAACGTGACATGGGACGACTACGCGCAAAAAATCCAAGTATGGGCGGCTTCCGATCAGCTGCCGGATTTGTTCGCCATCGACGCGGTCACGTCGCCGAACTTGACCAGCTGGGCGACGCAGGGCATTATCCACCAGCTTCCCGACGATCTAAGCGCTTATCCGACGCTGGCCAAAATGATGGAAGGGCCGGATTTCCAGGCGTATAAGTTCCCGCTCGGCGATCCGAACGGCAAATTTTTCTCCATCCCGCGCCCGAACTTCCGCGACGCCAACTTAAACGCGAACAGCCATGGCATCATCATCCGCAAGGACTGGATGCAGAACGTAGGCATTGCGAAAGCGCCGGAAACGTTTGACGAGTTTATCGCCCTCATGAAAGCGTTCGCGGAGAAGGATCCTGACCAGAACGGCAAGAAGGATACGGTCGGCCTGACCGCTTACAGTCCCGCTTGGCTGCCGTATTTGATGCAAGCGTACGAACCGGGCCTGATGGGCGGCGTAAGCACATGGATCAGGAACAATGGGCAGTGGATTCCGTCTTTTACGACGGATCGCGCGACGGAAGGCGTCAAAGCGATCAAGAAGCTTTACGACGAAGGCGGTCTCGACAAAGACATCGCCACGATCAAAGGCAGCGAAGGCATCGATAAATTCGCTTCCGGCATAGCCGGCGCTTATGCGCACGATACCGTTCCGGGCACGCTGCTGCAAATCAAAACGAAATACGAGCAGCTCAACCCGGGCAAAAAGTTCGAGGACGCGTTCATGATCATGCCTCCGCTGAAGAACGTCGACGGCAACTACTACCGCTTCTACGATACGGGCATCTGGTCGGAAAGCTATATTAATGCCAAAGCCGATGACGCGAAGGTTGACCGCATCTTGCGCCTGTTCGATTTCCTTCTGTCCGAAGAAGGCTTCAATCTGACGCATTTCGGGATTGAAGGCGTCGACTATGTGAAGCAAGGCGATAAAATCGTCATGGTCGATCAGAAGGACGACACCGGCAACGCGCTCGTGCTCAGCAGCAAATATCCGTTCATGAAGATAAACTACTTCGCGGAATGGAGCGGCACCAGCTCGGCGACGAATCCGACGCTTCCGCTGACGCTTCGCAATATGTCGAAGGAAAATCTAGATAATCTGCTGGCGAACGCGAAGACGGCCGACACCGACCTGCGCCTGAACTTCATCGACTACCCGTCCCGTGCCAAAGCGAACGAGAAGTTCGATGTGGACCTGATCAAGGTCATTCTCAGCAAGGATGCAGAGAAGACGTGGAAGGACATGACGCAGGCGTACTTAGCCGACAACTATGACACCATCATCAAAGAGTTCAACGCGAAAACGAAGGAGCTCGGCATTAATCCATAA
- a CDS encoding carbohydrate ABC transporter permease → MKKNPIASQMKGRSFDAANLAFMIVLGLLTLFPFYYMFIISIADYADIRRQLIYIIPTSINLSSYAIVFKTRYFLNSFLISVLVTVIGTIFSMLVTTPAAYTLSKRSIPGWKMMYTLAIIPLVISGGLIPYYLTVKAVGLVNSFWVLVIPAALAPFYLIILKNFFDDLPESLEESAKIDGANDIYILYRIVLPVSAPVIATISLFYAVDRWNDYYSAVLFVSNQKLYPLQMVLREVLLNFEMLKGSAVGAAIAEQNRTSYVYSQSLKMAIVVVATLPILLVYPFLQKYFTKGIMIGAVKE, encoded by the coding sequence ATGAAGAAGAATCCGATAGCAAGCCAAATGAAGGGCCGCAGCTTCGATGCCGCAAACCTCGCGTTCATGATCGTACTCGGTCTGCTGACGCTCTTCCCGTTCTACTACATGTTCATTATCTCCATTGCCGATTACGCGGATATTAGGCGGCAGCTCATTTACATCATTCCGACCTCGATCAATCTAAGCTCCTATGCCATCGTGTTCAAAACCCGTTACTTCCTCAACTCGTTCCTGATTTCCGTGCTCGTGACGGTGATCGGTACCATTTTCAGCATGCTCGTGACGACGCCGGCCGCTTATACGCTCTCCAAGAGGAGCATCCCGGGCTGGAAAATGATGTACACGCTCGCTATCATCCCGCTCGTCATCTCCGGCGGGCTGATTCCGTACTACCTCACCGTCAAGGCAGTCGGCCTGGTCAATTCCTTCTGGGTGCTTGTCATTCCCGCCGCGCTTGCTCCTTTCTATCTGATCATTCTGAAGAACTTTTTCGACGATCTCCCCGAAAGCTTGGAAGAATCCGCCAAGATCGACGGCGCGAACGATATTTACATTCTGTATCGCATCGTCCTGCCGGTGTCCGCTCCCGTCATCGCGACCATTTCGCTGTTCTACGCCGTTGACCGCTGGAACGATTATTACTCCGCCGTCCTGTTCGTTTCCAATCAGAAGCTCTATCCGCTTCAGATGGTGCTGCGGGAGGTGCTCCTGAATTTCGAGATGCTGAAGGGAAGCGCGGTAGGCGCTGCCATCGCCGAGCAGAATCGCACGTCCTACGTCTACTCCCAATCGCTCAAAATGGCCATCGTCGTCGTCGCTACGCTGCCGATTCTGCTGGTGTACCCGTTTTTGCAGAAGTATTTCACGAAAGGCATCATGATTGGAGCCGTCAAGGAATAA
- a CDS encoding SDR family NAD(P)-dependent oxidoreductase, with protein sequence MRRFEGQVVVVTGAGRGIGRATAERFGAEGAQLALVSDQAEDLAQASEAMLAQGFELLAIQADISDPAQVERAVERTMERFGRIDVLVNNAGIAWEEPFLDIADANWQRIISVNLNGMFYMAQRVSRHMAKQRSGCILNMASTNGLVGEEKYAHYNASKGGVVLLTKTMALELGRYGIRVNAVCPGYIQTPMSEAIDDPEFVAAYAKDKIPLGRVGKTKDVAGVFAFLASEDAAFMTGECLVVDGGQLSS encoded by the coding sequence ATGAGGAGGTTCGAAGGTCAAGTCGTTGTCGTGACGGGAGCCGGGCGGGGAATCGGCCGGGCGACCGCCGAGCGGTTCGGCGCCGAAGGGGCGCAGCTCGCTCTCGTATCGGATCAGGCGGAAGACCTTGCGCAGGCCTCGGAAGCCATGCTGGCACAAGGCTTCGAGCTGCTTGCGATCCAAGCCGATATATCCGATCCGGCGCAGGTGGAGCGTGCGGTGGAACGGACGATGGAGCGCTTCGGTCGAATCGACGTGCTGGTGAATAACGCGGGGATCGCTTGGGAAGAGCCGTTCCTCGATATTGCGGACGCGAATTGGCAGCGCATTATTTCGGTTAATTTGAATGGCATGTTTTACATGGCGCAGCGCGTTTCAAGGCATATGGCCAAGCAGAGGAGCGGCTGCATCCTGAACATGGCATCGACGAACGGCCTCGTAGGCGAGGAGAAATACGCCCATTACAATGCCTCGAAAGGCGGAGTCGTGCTGCTCACGAAGACGATGGCGCTGGAGCTGGGGCGATATGGCATTCGCGTCAATGCGGTTTGTCCCGGCTATATTCAGACGCCGATGTCGGAAGCGATTGACGATCCGGAATTCGTCGCGGCTTATGCGAAAGATAAAATTCCGCTTGGCCGGGTTGGCAAAACGAAGGATGTTGCCGGTGTGTTCGCCTTCCTCGCAAGCGAGGATGCGGCCTTCATGACCGGCGAATGCCTCGTCGTAGACGGCGGGCAGTTGTCAAGCTGA
- a CDS encoding RidA family protein, which yields MRKAVRAVKSSKGDGPYSQAIVSRGFVYVSGQGPLDPETGAIAGETIEEQAELTLRNIQHIVEAAGASLASVVKVTVFLSSMDDFERFNVVYRRFFQSPYPARTCVGCQLGAIMVEVDAIAELPEKREGAAE from the coding sequence ATGAGAAAAGCAGTGCGGGCAGTAAAATCCTCGAAGGGCGACGGTCCTTATTCGCAGGCAATCGTATCGCGCGGTTTCGTTTATGTGTCCGGCCAAGGGCCGCTCGACCCGGAAACCGGGGCGATCGCCGGCGAAACGATCGAGGAGCAGGCGGAGCTGACGCTTCGAAATATTCAGCATATCGTGGAAGCCGCTGGCGCTTCGCTGGCGAGCGTCGTAAAGGTGACCGTATTCCTGAGCTCCATGGATGACTTCGAGCGGTTTAACGTGGTGTACCGCCGATTCTTTCAGTCGCCTTATCCAGCCAGAACCTGCGTCGGGTGTCAGCTTGGCGCCATTATGGTGGAAGTGGATGCGATTGCCGAGCTGCCGGAGAAGCGTGAAGGGGCTGCCGAATGA
- a CDS encoding beta-N-acetylhexosaminidase, translating into MQFSFTGDIARLEAGIDELSGQLGISRSETGMPVRAVRHEADELIVRLSDAGAVIAYRKPVHFFRGLGLLLEAVRDGAADTEIRELPQFSMNGPMFDVSQGNAVMRAETVKRFLRMMALMGLDMIMLYAEDSYEIDGQPFFGYMRGRYTQGEIRELDRYALQFGIEMIPCIQTLSHLEDVLKWKSFDPIRDDEETLLVGDEATYAFIEQMIVAASAPVTSKRIHIGMDEAWKLGLGRYLARNGYRSKFELMNEHLERVLAITRKHGLEPMMWSDMYFRAGSKRGSYYDVESVIPPEVIAGMPKDVQFVYWDYYHYDEGFYAEWIRRHKAFGSTPVFAGGIWNWKGFALNYGATFAATESALRVCKREGVREVIATLWGDDGTECDWFSSLLGLQLFAEHGYAAEPSEEKLRKRFASCTGCSYDDFVAIKWIDEIPGMKAGNLDNFNPSRCLLWQNPLMGLFDRNIADVHLGDHYNGLAARMAAARERQPAHGGVFELLHRLCDVLALKAELGLRIKEAYLANDRSSLQALAAETIPELSERVKRLYAFHRERWMAINKPFGWEVIEFRYGGLLLNLDTAVKRIADWLNGDVDRIEELEEPRLYFHDKEGPPESYWYKFIPSASRLLQYQP; encoded by the coding sequence ATGCAATTTTCGTTCACAGGCGATATCGCCCGGCTTGAAGCGGGCATAGACGAGCTCAGCGGCCAGCTGGGGATATCGCGTTCGGAGACAGGAATGCCGGTTCGCGCGGTGCGGCACGAGGCGGACGAATTAATCGTCCGGCTAAGCGATGCGGGAGCGGTCATTGCCTATCGAAAGCCGGTTCATTTTTTCCGCGGTTTAGGTCTGTTGCTGGAAGCGGTCAGAGACGGAGCCGCGGATACCGAAATCCGCGAGCTTCCCCAATTCAGCATGAACGGACCGATGTTCGACGTGTCGCAAGGCAATGCCGTCATGCGGGCCGAGACGGTGAAACGGTTCCTGCGCATGATGGCGCTCATGGGTTTGGATATGATCATGCTGTACGCCGAGGACAGCTACGAGATCGACGGGCAGCCGTTCTTCGGGTACATGCGCGGCCGCTACACGCAAGGCGAGATCCGGGAGCTCGACCGGTATGCGCTTCAGTTCGGCATCGAGATGATTCCTTGCATCCAGACGTTGAGCCACCTGGAGGATGTGCTTAAATGGAAGAGCTTCGATCCGATCCGCGACGATGAGGAGACGCTGTTGGTCGGAGATGAAGCAACCTATGCCTTTATCGAGCAGATGATCGTCGCCGCCTCCGCGCCCGTGACGAGCAAACGCATCCATATCGGGATGGACGAAGCCTGGAAGCTGGGACTTGGCCGATATTTGGCCCGAAACGGCTATCGAAGCAAATTCGAGCTGATGAACGAGCATCTGGAGCGAGTGCTCGCCATCACCCGCAAGCACGGCCTCGAGCCGATGATGTGGAGCGACATGTATTTCCGCGCAGGCTCGAAGCGGGGGAGCTACTACGATGTCGAGAGTGTTATTCCGCCCGAGGTTATTGCAGGGATGCCGAAGGACGTCCAGTTCGTCTACTGGGATTACTACCATTACGATGAAGGCTTCTACGCGGAATGGATTCGCCGTCACAAGGCGTTCGGTTCGACACCCGTATTCGCCGGGGGCATATGGAACTGGAAGGGATTCGCGCTCAATTACGGCGCGACGTTCGCGGCTACCGAATCGGCGCTGCGAGTCTGCAAGCGCGAAGGGGTTCGGGAGGTCATCGCCACTCTGTGGGGCGATGACGGAACGGAATGCGATTGGTTCTCGTCGCTGCTCGGCCTGCAGCTGTTCGCGGAGCACGGTTATGCCGCCGAGCCGTCGGAGGAGAAGCTGAGGAAGCGCTTCGCGTCTTGTACCGGCTGCTCGTATGACGACTTCGTCGCGATCAAATGGATTGACGAAATTCCAGGCATGAAAGCTGGCAATTTGGACAATTTCAATCCTTCGCGCTGCCTGCTGTGGCAAAACCCGCTGATGGGCTTGTTCGACCGAAATATCGCCGACGTGCATTTAGGCGACCATTATAACGGTTTGGCCGCGCGAATGGCGGCTGCCCGCGAACGCCAGCCGGCGCATGGCGGCGTATTCGAGCTGCTGCATCGGCTGTGCGACGTGCTTGCGCTGAAGGCTGAGCTGGGCTTGCGAATTAAGGAAGCCTACCTGGCCAATGACCGGTCGAGCCTGCAGGCGCTTGCGGCCGAGACGATCCCGGAGCTGAGCGAGCGCGTCAAGCGGCTCTATGCCTTTCACAGGGAGCGGTGGATGGCGATCAACAAGCCGTTCGGCTGGGAGGTCATCGAATTCCGCTACGGTGGATTGCTGCTTAACCTGGATACGGCCGTCAAGCGCATTGCGGATTGGCTGAACGGTGATGTCGATCGGATCGAGGAGCTGGAGGAGCCGCGGCTTTATTTTCACGATAAGGAAGGGCCGCCGGAATCGTATTGGTACAAATTCATTCCGTCTGCTAGCCGGCTGCTGCAATACCAGCCGTAA
- a CDS encoding right-handed parallel beta-helix repeat-containing protein — translation MNDANDSARTVNVADFGAAGNGYADDTMAVQMAVESLAKGGTVRFPAGRYVLRKRIFVNADGLTLVGEGSNSELVYDYEQKDSDDELTASLFVFREGIRGVTVRGIKVMYKGHFFPRSGESYAGKVSGFFFRQCFDVRMEHVEISGFNASGITIQTFDSGRYAGRVRVFQCYLHHNRVAGVLFGNVDGISIIDCDLVYNGSVQDGGTGYGCAGFSRELPRNIQLIGNRANYNYRKGLDLHAGIGAVIEGNLCHGNRLYGIYAEGSKTGNIAIRGNIISGMGRDKLDLPEPYTWIMGIDFGPYAESLVPEGCHNYIVEGNQIVDFGLEQGDAYPINCYFNMASGNIQICHNVIKATAITHAVRMRSIVPEKESGERRVQVSLSGNQIAADRCSDELLYLPHCDQAMIVGNQISVGQAKRGHGFLKLREAGSVALTCGDNHLRCADWTGLVEPRRLSRLKHEGSACCRGNFLNGRRTAEV, via the coding sequence ATGAACGATGCGAATGACAGTGCGAGAACGGTCAATGTCGCGGACTTCGGAGCTGCCGGCAACGGATATGCCGATGACACGATGGCCGTGCAAATGGCGGTCGAGTCATTGGCGAAGGGAGGCACCGTGCGATTCCCGGCCGGCAGGTATGTGCTGCGCAAACGGATTTTCGTCAATGCCGACGGCTTGACGCTCGTGGGAGAAGGCTCTAACTCGGAGCTTGTATACGACTATGAACAGAAGGATAGCGACGATGAGCTGACCGCCAGCTTGTTCGTGTTTCGCGAAGGGATTCGCGGCGTAACCGTCCGCGGTATTAAGGTCATGTATAAGGGGCATTTCTTTCCTCGGTCCGGCGAGTCGTACGCGGGAAAAGTATCCGGCTTCTTCTTCCGGCAGTGCTTCGACGTGCGCATGGAGCATGTCGAGATCAGCGGGTTTAACGCCAGCGGCATTACGATCCAAACGTTCGATTCCGGCCGATATGCCGGCCGGGTGAGGGTGTTTCAATGCTACTTGCATCATAACCGCGTTGCCGGCGTTCTGTTCGGCAATGTGGACGGCATCAGCATCATCGACTGCGACCTGGTCTATAACGGTTCCGTACAAGACGGCGGCACCGGGTACGGCTGCGCCGGATTCAGCCGCGAGCTGCCGCGCAACATCCAGCTCATCGGCAACCGCGCCAATTATAACTACCGCAAGGGACTAGACCTTCATGCCGGGATCGGAGCCGTGATCGAAGGGAACCTCTGCCACGGCAATCGGCTGTACGGCATTTATGCCGAAGGCAGCAAGACCGGAAATATCGCGATTCGAGGGAATATCATTTCCGGGATGGGCCGCGATAAGCTCGATCTTCCCGAGCCGTATACGTGGATCATGGGCATCGATTTCGGCCCCTATGCGGAGTCGCTCGTGCCCGAGGGCTGTCACAACTATATCGTCGAGGGCAATCAAATCGTCGATTTCGGATTGGAGCAAGGCGACGCGTATCCGATTAATTGTTATTTCAATATGGCCTCGGGCAATATTCAAATTTGCCATAACGTCATCAAGGCGACCGCGATTACGCATGCAGTCCGCATGCGGAGCATCGTTCCAGAGAAGGAAAGTGGCGAGCGGCGGGTACAAGTCAGCCTTTCTGGCAATCAGATCGCCGCGGATCGCTGCTCCGATGAGCTGCTGTATTTGCCGCATTGCGACCAGGCGATGATCGTCGGCAATCAAATCAGCGTCGGGCAAGCGAAGCGGGGGCATGGATTCTTGAAGCTGCGCGAAGCCGGGTCCGTGGCGCTCACGTGCGGCGACAATCATCTTCGCTGCGCGGATTGGACCGGGCTGGTTGAACCGCGCCGTTTGAGCCGTTTGAAGCACGAAGGGTCTGCATGCTGCCGGGGGAATTTCCTAAACGGGCGGCGCACGGCTGAGGTATAG